Proteins encoded together in one Bacteroidota bacterium window:
- a CDS encoding TonB-dependent receptor — protein sequence MGNSKGRIRMMMGKYIVSLVLLMTIGLSLFSQENAILTGRISNEKGNPVEFANISLMGFPGGTTTDSKGRFKLAVPANTKLTLVISFIGYKTVSYNIELPSGHTEEINVIMQQTATELPDVEVVDKQIRNTNLIRLDPRIATKIPTMTGGIEEMIKTLPGVSSTNELSSQYSVRGGNYDENLVYVNGIEIYRPFLIRAGQQEGLSFVNSALVSSILFSAGGFEAKYGDKMSSVLDIQYKKPTSYAGSVQLSMLGAQVHAEGAPAGGKLGFLIGARYQTNQYFLKGLQTEGDYKPRFGDVQALISYKLNPKWELSLLGNYSINSYQVVPSNRETNFGTINEAYRLNIYFEGQEIDRFETMMGALAADYQANENLQLKFITSFFQTWESETYDILGQYWIGRLETDAGSEQFGDVVEAQGVGSYLDHARNYLEASVFNLEHKGNYTINNKYLQWGLKYQREMVSDQLNEWEMVDSAGFSIPTPSPSVGSPDPYNPELNLFYALRSDDINLSSNRYMGFAQNTWNFILNNESNLFITAGLRFNYWDLNRQFLASPRVSIAYKPFWKRDFVFRFASGYYYQPPFYRELRDPGGNINRNIKAQKSIHFVGGMDINFLAWQRPFKFTAEAYYKYLDDLIPYEVDNVRIRYSAKNNAHGYAYGLDFKINGEFIKGVESWASLSLLKTMEDIEDDYYYEYYNAKGIKIIPGYTADQVVTDSVRTEPGYIPRPTDQRLNFALFFQDYLPRNPSWSMYIKLLFGTGLPFGPPNNNKYSDTLRYPSYKRVDIGFAKQIIGENTKFNPKNPFRFFKSLWVSLEVFNLFQIRNTISYLWVKDVSGRQYAVPNYLTPRQINLKIVADF from the coding sequence ATGGGAAATTCAAAAGGAAGAATTAGGATGATGATGGGAAAATACATTGTTTCACTGGTTTTGTTAATGACAATAGGATTGAGCTTGTTTTCCCAGGAAAATGCCATCCTTACCGGCAGGATCTCCAATGAAAAGGGTAATCCCGTTGAATTCGCAAATATATCCCTGATGGGATTTCCAGGGGGAACTACAACAGACTCCAAAGGAAGGTTTAAGCTGGCAGTCCCGGCCAACACCAAACTTACCCTCGTAATTTCTTTTATCGGTTATAAAACTGTTTCATACAATATTGAGCTGCCTTCAGGCCATACCGAGGAAATCAACGTGATCATGCAACAAACAGCCACGGAATTACCCGATGTGGAGGTGGTCGATAAGCAGATCCGGAATACCAACCTCATCCGGCTGGATCCGAGAATAGCCACCAAGATCCCAACCATGACGGGAGGCATCGAAGAAATGATCAAAACATTACCCGGTGTTTCTTCCACCAATGAACTAAGCTCACAGTATTCTGTGAGGGGAGGCAATTACGATGAAAACCTGGTCTATGTCAATGGCATTGAGATCTACAGGCCATTCCTCATCCGGGCCGGACAGCAGGAAGGCCTGAGTTTTGTCAATTCTGCCCTGGTGTCTTCCATACTTTTTTCGGCCGGTGGCTTTGAAGCTAAATATGGCGACAAAATGTCGTCTGTCCTAGATATACAGTATAAAAAACCAACGTCCTACGCCGGATCTGTCCAATTAAGCATGCTGGGAGCCCAGGTCCATGCCGAAGGTGCTCCCGCCGGAGGAAAGCTCGGATTCCTTATCGGAGCCAGATACCAAACCAACCAGTACTTCCTGAAAGGACTGCAAACAGAAGGCGATTACAAACCCCGCTTTGGTGATGTGCAGGCACTGATCAGCTATAAACTGAACCCTAAATGGGAATTATCGCTCCTCGGTAACTATTCCATTAACTCTTACCAGGTTGTACCCAGTAACCGTGAAACCAACTTCGGTACTATTAACGAAGCTTACAGACTGAATATCTATTTCGAGGGCCAGGAAATTGACCGCTTTGAAACCATGATGGGAGCCCTTGCCGCTGATTATCAAGCCAATGAAAACCTGCAGCTAAAGTTTATCACATCCTTTTTCCAGACCTGGGAAAGCGAAACATACGATATCCTAGGGCAATACTGGATAGGAAGACTTGAAACCGATGCAGGGAGCGAACAGTTCGGAGATGTTGTTGAAGCCCAGGGAGTAGGCTCCTACCTTGATCATGCCAGAAATTATCTGGAAGCATCTGTTTTTAATCTGGAACATAAAGGGAACTATACAATCAACAATAAATATCTGCAATGGGGGCTGAAATATCAGCGTGAAATGGTTAGCGATCAACTTAACGAATGGGAAATGGTTGATTCGGCAGGGTTCTCCATCCCTACCCCCTCACCTTCAGTGGGCTCGCCTGATCCTTATAATCCGGAACTTAACCTCTTTTATGCCCTGCGGTCAGACGATATCAACTTATCCTCAAACCGCTATATGGGCTTTGCACAAAATACCTGGAACTTCATCCTGAACAATGAGTCTAACCTTTTTATCACCGCAGGTTTACGTTTTAATTACTGGGACTTGAACCGCCAGTTCCTTGCAAGCCCCAGGGTCTCTATAGCTTATAAACCATTCTGGAAAAGGGATTTCGTTTTCCGCTTTGCTAGCGGTTATTACTATCAACCGCCCTTTTATCGCGAACTCCGCGATCCCGGTGGGAATATAAACCGCAACATCAAAGCACAAAAATCCATCCACTTCGTCGGAGGTATGGATATAAACTTCCTGGCCTGGCAGAGACCTTTTAAGTTCACTGCCGAAGCATATTATAAATATCTCGACGATCTTATCCCCTATGAAGTGGATAACGTAAGAATACGGTACAGCGCAAAAAATAACGCCCATGGCTATGCCTATGGTCTGGATTTCAAGATCAACGGCGAATTCATCAAGGGAGTGGAATCCTGGGCCAGCCTTTCCCTGCTGAAAACTATGGAAGATATCGAAGACGATTACTACTATGAATATTACAACGCGAAAGGAATTAAAATTATCCCGGGCTATACTGCCGACCAGGTCGTGACCGACAGCGTGAGAACCGAACCAGGATATATTCCCAGACCAACAGACCAACGCCTGAATTTCGCATTGTTTTTTCAGGATTACCTGCCCAGAAATCCCTCCTGGTCAATGTATATCAAATTATTGTTCGGAACCGGCCTGCCCTTTGGTCCTCCAAACAATAACAAATATTCCGACACGCTTAGATACCCGTCCTACAAAAGAGTAGATATTGGGTTTGCCAAACAAATCATCGGAGAAAACACCAAATTCAATCCCAAAAATCCTTTCCGCTTTTTCAAATCCTTATGGGTTAGCCTGGAAGTGTTCAATCTCTTCCAGATCAGGAATACTATATCCTATTTGTGGGTAAAAGATGTGAGCGGTAGACAGTATGCCGTCCCGAATTACCTAACCCCACGGCAGATAAATCTGAAAATTGTAGCAGATTTCTAA
- a CDS encoding carboxypeptidase-like regulatory domain-containing protein — protein MPYIRKINLLLLFILLFSEAFSQEVKRNHDLVQFTGVILTADSLHPIPFAHVIVTRGYRGTVSDYNGYFSFVARKNDTIEFSAIGFKDEFFVIPDTISDHRYSIIQVMATDTIYLSETVIYPWPTKEAFKEAFLSLEIPDDDLEIARQNLDKDNIYIRLDNMRTDGSVTYKYTLNNYVDKLYYNGQTQPITILNPFAWAEFIKAWKDGKFKRKN, from the coding sequence ATGCCGTACATCAGAAAAATAAATTTGCTACTACTTTTTATCCTTTTGTTTTCCGAAGCATTTTCACAGGAAGTCAAACGAAACCACGATCTCGTGCAATTTACCGGGGTCATCCTCACTGCCGACAGCCTTCACCCCATTCCTTTTGCTCATGTTATTGTTACCCGTGGCTATCGGGGTACTGTAAGCGATTATAACGGATATTTCTCGTTTGTTGCCAGGAAAAACGATACCATCGAGTTTTCAGCCATCGGATTTAAAGATGAGTTCTTTGTCATCCCGGATACCATCAGCGACCATCGTTATTCTATTATCCAGGTTATGGCCACCGATACTATATACCTATCAGAAACAGTGATTTATCCCTGGCCAACCAAGGAAGCATTCAAAGAGGCCTTCCTGTCGCTCGAAATTCCGGATGACGACCTCGAAATAGCCAGGCAAAACCTGGATAAAGATAATATTTACATCCGTCTGGATAATATGAGAACCGACGGCAGTGTTACCTATAAATATACACTGAACAATTACGTGGATAAGCTTTATTATAACGGTCAAACCCAACCCATTACCATCCTGAACCCCTTTGCTTGGGCGGAATTTATCAAGGCTTGGAAAGATGGGAAATTCAAAAGGAAGAATTAG
- the rpmB gene encoding 50S ribosomal protein L28, producing MSRICEITGKKAIVGNKVSHSNIKTKRRFNPNLQVKKFYIPEEDRWITLKVSAAGIRFINKVGITSALKEAREKGFLTR from the coding sequence ATGTCACGGATTTGCGAAATAACAGGTAAGAAAGCCATTGTAGGAAACAAGGTTTCACATTCCAATATTAAAACCAAGAGAAGGTTCAACCCTAATCTCCAGGTAAAGAAGTTTTATATCCCCGAAGAAGACAGATGGATCACCCTGAAAGTTTCTGCTGCCGGTATCCGTTTCATCAATAAAGTCGGGATTACTTCCGCTCTTAAGGAAGCAAGGGAAAAAGGATTTCTTACAAGATAA
- a CDS encoding DUF362 domain-containing protein produces the protein MFPKLTFPGELRFQKEKSWFLSKKWRYGFFLLGILSTIWYIIRVVPKPSRASYPCVQAAAPFAAAFVTYVSGFLASIGLLVSFRRGIQEGYPVRKNLLVLGFIFASFIWIFQPFNQISAGKSYIRGIENPNIPMGIARGYYPGRVVWVWNPMATNENCTNGPGDYWWQDENTNQEEVDIMLSDAIQKLSGAQDDGAALDSLFRFHNRRLGIGDHGYTAGEKIMVKVNICSGGWGCVNTQSYEKISEIGMIDTSPHLILSLLDLLVNVAGVEQSDIYVGDPIRLFFDHYWDMCHTAFPDVHYVDWQGTLGRELIQPTPEPAMFYSDGTQTDMLPQCYINASYMINIGCLKQHDCAGVTFCAKNHFGSICRDMAMHLHYSLPSPTVNGFENLGYGKYRNLVDLMQHKDLGEKTMLFVVDGLWGGEFPVSDPAPWEMDPFLGDYPSSLFVSQDHVAIESVCLDFVQAEFDLYAHMEGTDDYLHQAADSANWAEGILYDPDGDGIYIASMGVHEHWNNHIDKLYSRNLGTGEGIELIKSILTSLPAADDLNTLMPYPNPFRDKICLRIEVNHEQNTELCLHDLQGKIIASKSSIKLIPGIHDIYFQQGRDYPCDLAAGIYLLRMVSDDGDRKEETTIRLVHSR, from the coding sequence ATGTTCCCTAAATTAACTTTTCCCGGGGAACTACGATTTCAAAAAGAAAAATCATGGTTCCTTTCTAAAAAATGGCGTTACGGTTTTTTTCTGTTGGGTATTTTATCAACTATCTGGTATATTATCCGGGTAGTTCCCAAGCCCAGCCGTGCCTCCTATCCTTGTGTGCAGGCGGCTGCTCCATTTGCAGCGGCTTTCGTGACCTATGTCTCAGGGTTTCTGGCTTCCATAGGTTTGCTGGTTTCGTTCAGAAGGGGTATTCAGGAAGGGTATCCAGTGAGAAAGAACCTTTTGGTACTGGGTTTCATTTTTGCATCTTTTATATGGATTTTTCAACCATTTAACCAGATCAGTGCCGGAAAATCATATATCCGAGGGATTGAAAATCCTAATATTCCTATGGGCATTGCCCGTGGATATTATCCGGGCAGGGTAGTATGGGTATGGAATCCCATGGCTACGAATGAGAACTGCACCAATGGGCCAGGGGATTATTGGTGGCAGGACGAAAATACCAACCAGGAGGAAGTGGATATCATGCTTTCCGATGCCATACAAAAACTATCGGGAGCCCAGGATGATGGAGCGGCATTGGATTCGCTTTTCCGCTTTCACAACCGCCGGTTGGGCATCGGGGACCATGGATATACTGCCGGTGAGAAGATCATGGTAAAGGTAAATATATGCAGCGGAGGCTGGGGTTGTGTGAACACACAGTCCTATGAAAAGATAAGCGAGATCGGGATGATCGACACCTCTCCTCATTTGATCCTGAGTCTTTTGGATTTGTTGGTCAATGTAGCAGGTGTTGAGCAATCGGACATATATGTAGGAGATCCTATCCGGCTTTTCTTTGATCATTACTGGGATATGTGTCACACTGCCTTTCCTGATGTACACTATGTAGACTGGCAGGGGACGCTTGGGCGGGAGTTGATCCAGCCCACACCGGAACCGGCTATGTTTTACAGTGATGGCACTCAAACGGATATGTTGCCTCAATGCTATATTAATGCCTCATACATGATAAATATCGGTTGTTTGAAGCAGCACGATTGTGCAGGGGTGACTTTTTGTGCCAAGAACCATTTCGGATCGATTTGCCGCGACATGGCCATGCATCTGCATTACTCGTTACCCAGCCCGACTGTTAATGGTTTTGAAAACCTGGGGTACGGGAAATACAGGAACCTGGTGGACCTCATGCAGCATAAGGACTTGGGGGAGAAGACAATGTTGTTTGTGGTTGACGGTTTATGGGGTGGAGAATTTCCGGTGAGTGATCCTGCACCCTGGGAGATGGATCCTTTTCTGGGGGATTATCCCTCGTCACTGTTTGTTTCGCAGGATCATGTTGCCATAGAAAGTGTATGTCTTGATTTTGTGCAGGCGGAGTTTGATCTGTATGCCCACATGGAAGGAACGGATGATTATCTGCACCAGGCTGCCGATTCGGCCAACTGGGCAGAAGGGATACTTTACGACCCCGATGGCGATGGGATTTACATTGCAAGTATGGGCGTACATGAACATTGGAATAATCATATAGATAAGCTGTATTCAAGAAACCTGGGAACCGGAGAAGGTATCGAGCTAATAAAAAGCATATTGACATCATTGCCGGCGGCAGATGATTTAAATACTTTGATGCCCTATCCCAATCCTTTCCGTGACAAGATTTGTTTAAGAATCGAGGTAAACCATGAGCAAAACACTGAGTTATGTCTGCATGATCTCCAGGGTAAAATCATTGCATCCAAATCATCAATAAAGCTAATTCCGGGGATCCATGATATTTATTTTCAGCAAGGAAGGGATTATCCGTGTGACCTGGCAGCGGGCATTTACCTTCTAAGGATGGTGAGTGATGATGGTGACAGGAAGGAGGAAACTACCATCAGGCTTGTTCATAGTCGATAA
- a CDS encoding competence/damage-inducible protein A, translated as MISEIINIGDELLIGQVINTNASWLGEQLNLAGIRVEKMTVVADNHQAIMQSLKDAAAGNAEIILITGGLGPTRDDITKKVLCEFFDTRLVYHEDTMQNIVNLFAGRFLKIRESNRQQAEIPENCIPLPNYNGTAPGMWFEKDGKIFVSMPGVPFEMKPIVLEQVIPRLAERPGISVIIHKTILTQGMGESMIAEKIVSWEDRLPEHMKLAYLPQPGIVRLRISAAGDDKVILEKEVEEQVEKLKHFIPDIIFGYGQDTLESVTGNLLKEKGFTLSSAESCTGGYIAHLITSVPGSSAYFKGSIIAYSNEIKTSELGVPEDVLLNYGAVSQETVLIMASNIRKKLRTDFAIAVSGIAGPDGGTPSKPVGTTWIAVAGPAGETSRHFLMGENRERNIRKAALAALDMLRKEILKS; from the coding sequence ATGATTTCGGAAATCATCAACATCGGTGATGAACTCCTGATTGGTCAGGTGATCAATACCAATGCTTCCTGGTTGGGTGAACAACTTAATCTGGCAGGTATACGTGTGGAAAAAATGACCGTTGTGGCCGATAACCATCAGGCTATCATGCAATCACTCAAAGATGCAGCCGCCGGCAATGCCGAAATTATCCTGATCACAGGTGGATTGGGCCCTACCCGTGACGACATTACCAAAAAGGTGCTTTGTGAGTTTTTTGATACACGTCTGGTTTATCATGAAGATACCATGCAAAACATCGTCAACCTGTTTGCCGGAAGGTTCCTGAAAATCAGGGAAAGTAACAGGCAGCAGGCTGAAATCCCTGAAAATTGCATACCTCTGCCCAATTATAATGGTACCGCACCGGGAATGTGGTTCGAAAAAGATGGTAAAATATTTGTTTCCATGCCCGGCGTTCCTTTCGAAATGAAACCCATCGTCCTCGAACAGGTTATTCCCCGCCTGGCTGAAAGACCGGGTATCTCGGTGATCATCCACAAGACGATCCTGACCCAGGGTATGGGAGAATCAATGATCGCGGAAAAGATTGTATCCTGGGAAGACAGGTTGCCGGAACATATGAAGCTGGCCTACCTCCCCCAGCCTGGAATAGTGAGATTGAGGATATCTGCAGCCGGAGATGATAAAGTCATCCTGGAAAAAGAAGTTGAAGAACAGGTAGAAAAACTTAAACATTTTATTCCGGATATAATCTTTGGGTACGGACAGGATACACTTGAATCGGTTACCGGAAACCTATTGAAGGAGAAAGGTTTCACCCTATCATCCGCTGAAAGCTGCACAGGTGGATATATTGCCCATCTGATCACCAGCGTCCCCGGCAGCTCTGCCTACTTTAAAGGATCAATCATAGCCTATTCCAATGAGATCAAAACCTCAGAACTCGGGGTTCCTGAAGATGTGTTATTGAATTATGGAGCTGTAAGTCAGGAAACAGTGTTAATTATGGCTTCTAATATCAGGAAAAAGTTACGCACCGACTTTGCCATTGCTGTATCAGGTATTGCAGGTCCCGATGGGGGAACCCCATCCAAACCGGTAGGGACAACCTGGATCGCCGTGGCAGGTCCTGCAGGAGAAACATCCCGGCATTTCCTGATGGGAGAAAACCGAGAACGAAATATCCGAAAAGCTGCTCTGGCAGCCCTCGATATGCTGAGAAAAGAGATACTGAAATCCTGA
- a CDS encoding universal stress protein → MKRNFNSILVATDFSEKSLAALEESYNLAKLTRLKITLIHVIRDSGQSLLSVFESDNSRKLQKEYEDQIRAELIRVAEDASKKSGVPVNAVISRGKEYDKILKSAKLLESKFIVMGLNAEPFAVNKDYIGSITSKVIRNATCPVITVNNKHTFDGCRSILLPLDLTQETRQKVTNAIELAKLFGSRIKVMSVLTSPHDKEETNRLEIQMNQVKRFIEDSNIPVTAELVEKSPDANSPAPVILKYAEEQGDIDLIMIMTQKESGLIEYFIGSSAQDIISRSKVPVMSIIPQQLGFISIFS, encoded by the coding sequence ATGAAGCGTAATTTTAACTCCATCCTGGTAGCAACCGATTTCTCGGAAAAATCGCTGGCAGCTCTCGAAGAATCATATAACCTGGCCAAACTGACCCGGTTGAAGATCACCTTGATCCATGTGATAAGAGATTCCGGCCAGTCATTGCTTTCTGTTTTCGAATCCGATAATTCCAGGAAACTGCAAAAGGAATACGAAGATCAGATCAGAGCAGAACTCATCCGGGTTGCGGAAGATGCCTCAAAAAAAAGCGGAGTCCCGGTTAATGCGGTTATCTCAAGAGGCAAAGAATACGATAAGATACTGAAATCCGCAAAACTCCTCGAATCAAAATTCATCGTGATGGGATTAAATGCCGAGCCTTTTGCAGTCAACAAAGATTATATCGGCAGCATCACCTCCAAAGTGATCCGGAACGCAACCTGCCCCGTGATCACCGTTAACAACAAACATACTTTCGATGGTTGCCGCAGCATCCTGTTGCCCCTCGACCTGACCCAGGAAACAAGACAAAAAGTGACAAACGCGATCGAACTCGCTAAACTCTTTGGTTCCAGGATCAAAGTAATGTCAGTACTTACATCTCCTCACGATAAAGAAGAAACCAACCGCCTGGAGATTCAGATGAACCAGGTGAAAAGATTTATTGAAGATAGTAATATCCCGGTCACAGCCGAACTGGTTGAAAAATCCCCCGATGCCAATTCACCCGCACCCGTTATTCTTAAATATGCGGAAGAACAGGGAGATATAGACCTGATCATGATCATGACCCAGAAGGAATCCGGTTTGATCGAGTATTTTATTGGTTCCTCCGCCCAGGATATCATTTCCCGCTCTAAGGTACCGGTTATGTCGATAATCCCTCAACAACTCGGGTTTATTTCCATCTTTTCATAA
- a CDS encoding nucleoside phosphorylase encodes MPKNYTASELILNPDGSVYHLGLVRDQAAETILLVGDPGRVAVVSSMFDRVETIVEKREFLTHTGWIGDKRISVISTGIGTDNIDIVVNELDILFNADLSSGKRRQDPVSLKLIRLGTSGGIVPSIPLGTAVISRYSIGLDNLIFFYRENVSLKDPELDRLFEHSLPSVHPYLVEGSETLISLLKPAGILGTTITAPGFYAPQGRNLMIEPYCKNLLEILGSYSYKGINVLNMEMESSALYALAGLMGHEAVTVCSVLANRNTGVYIEDPEKVIKRMIESCLGLLEGL; translated from the coding sequence ATGCCGAAAAATTATACTGCTTCGGAATTGATTCTTAATCCTGATGGAAGTGTTTATCATTTGGGTCTTGTAAGAGATCAGGCCGCCGAAACCATTCTGCTGGTTGGTGATCCGGGACGCGTTGCCGTGGTGTCCTCTATGTTTGACAGGGTTGAAACCATAGTGGAGAAGCGTGAATTCCTGACTCATACAGGATGGATTGGAGATAAAAGGATTTCGGTAATCTCAACGGGTATAGGTACCGATAATATTGATATTGTTGTCAATGAACTGGATATTTTATTCAATGCTGACCTTTCCTCGGGTAAGAGGAGGCAGGATCCGGTTTCGCTGAAGCTGATACGTCTGGGAACCTCAGGTGGGATAGTTCCTTCAATCCCTTTAGGTACAGCTGTGATCAGCCGTTATTCCATTGGTCTCGACAATCTGATATTCTTCTATCGTGAGAATGTATCCTTAAAAGATCCTGAACTGGACAGGCTTTTTGAACATTCATTACCCAGCGTGCATCCTTATCTGGTTGAAGGTTCAGAAACCTTGATTTCATTGTTAAAACCAGCTGGAATTTTGGGTACTACAATTACTGCACCGGGTTTTTATGCTCCCCAGGGAAGAAACCTGATGATTGAACCCTACTGTAAAAATCTTCTCGAAATTCTCGGTTCCTATAGCTACAAAGGAATAAATGTTCTGAACATGGAGATGGAATCATCCGCCCTATATGCTCTGGCCGGGTTGATGGGACACGAAGCGGTGACTGTCTGCTCCGTACTGGCGAACCGAAATACAGGGGTTTATATTGAAGATCCGGAGAAAGTTATTAAACGCATGATTGAAAGCTGTCTGGGATTGTTAGAAGGATTGTAG
- a CDS encoding glucosaminidase domain-containing protein yields the protein MFIAIIILVALLFSCWNSEKQPVRYRINPAKIVTRKNLTETQKTFLADFLPEIYYENELILLDRKDVENYLLKIRKNKRLKGKEKHNLNRILLDYRMKRIPWDTLTDTSRIIKRIDSLMYRVDIIPVRLTMAQAIIESGWGNSRFAKDGNNYFGIHCFSPGCGMKPGNHSGNRFEVMTFPSRTASIQYYFRTLNTGYAYEGLRKIRANLRKEGKNPDPFLLMTGLDSYSQIGDSYDRLITKIIQDYLPQDIPSLLEPID from the coding sequence GTGTTTATAGCAATTATAATTCTGGTGGCTTTGTTGTTTTCCTGTTGGAACTCTGAAAAACAACCTGTCCGCTACCGCATAAATCCTGCCAAAATTGTTACCAGGAAAAACCTGACAGAAACCCAGAAAACATTCCTGGCAGATTTCCTCCCGGAAATTTATTACGAAAATGAACTCATCCTCCTCGATAGAAAAGATGTGGAAAACTACCTTTTAAAAATCAGAAAGAATAAAAGATTAAAAGGAAAAGAAAAACATAACCTTAACAGGATCTTGCTGGATTACAGAATGAAAAGAATTCCCTGGGATACATTGACCGACACTTCCAGAATAATTAAGCGTATCGACAGCCTGATGTACCGGGTGGATATTATACCTGTCCGGTTGACAATGGCTCAGGCCATTATCGAATCGGGCTGGGGAAATTCACGGTTTGCCAAAGATGGGAATAATTATTTCGGAATCCATTGCTTCTCACCGGGATGTGGTATGAAACCCGGAAATCACTCAGGAAACCGGTTTGAAGTTATGACTTTCCCCTCCAGAACAGCTTCAATACAGTACTACTTCCGTACATTAAATACCGGTTACGCTTATGAAGGATTGCGAAAAATCCGGGCAAACCTGAGAAAGGAAGGCAAAAATCCGGATCCCTTCCTGCTGATGACGGGGTTGGATAGTTATTCCCAAATCGGGGATAGTTACGATCGTCTTATTACCAAAATTATTCAGGATTACCTGCCGCAGGATATACCTTCGCTACTTGAACCTATCGACTAA
- a CDS encoding transglutaminase-like domain-containing protein, with amino-acid sequence MALIRLLDEPDTDIYSRIRDKIFCYGLDAIPLLEGAWESSFDGLIQERIEGIIHTIQLDNLYAELGIWAQQGGNDLLKGYILISKFQYPDLNAENIMRHIGRISQDVWLELNQNLTALEKVKVMNHILYDICGFTGNKLNINAPENYYLNVMLESKKGNPISLGALYIIIAQSLGMPVYGVDLPRHFVLAYLEGNLRENSLEEDRKVIFYINPFNKGALFTRNEIELYIKQMTLKDQVRYYVGCRNKVIIRRMMEELANQYKNSGNPEKALELTRLLMALD; translated from the coding sequence ATGGCTTTAATCCGTTTACTGGATGAGCCGGACACGGATATTTATTCACGTATCCGCGACAAGATATTCTGTTACGGTCTTGATGCCATTCCATTGCTTGAGGGAGCGTGGGAAAGCTCATTTGATGGTCTGATCCAGGAGAGGATTGAAGGCATCATACACACGATACAGCTTGATAATCTTTATGCAGAATTGGGTATATGGGCGCAGCAGGGAGGAAATGATCTTTTAAAGGGATATATACTTATATCAAAATTTCAGTATCCGGACCTGAATGCCGAAAACATCATGCGGCATATAGGTCGTATCAGCCAGGATGTCTGGCTGGAGTTGAACCAGAACCTTACCGCTTTGGAGAAGGTGAAAGTTATGAACCATATTCTTTACGATATCTGTGGTTTTACAGGAAACAAGCTGAACATCAATGCTCCGGAGAACTATTATCTTAATGTCATGCTGGAGTCAAAAAAAGGCAATCCGATATCTCTTGGCGCGCTTTATATTATTATTGCCCAGAGTCTTGGGATGCCTGTTTACGGAGTAGACCTGCCGCGTCATTTTGTCCTGGCATACCTTGAGGGCAACCTGAGAGAAAATAGTTTGGAAGAAGACCGTAAAGTGATATTTTATATAAATCCGTTTAACAAGGGAGCATTATTTACCAGGAATGAAATAGAGTTGTATATAAAGCAAATGACATTAAAAGACCAGGTAAGATATTATGTTGGTTGCCGCAATAAAGTAATTATCCGCCGGATGATGGAAGAATTGGCCAATCAGTATAAAAATAGCGGTAATCCTGAAAAAGCTTTAGAGCTTACAAGGTTGCTAATGGCTTTGGATTAG
- a CDS encoding sugar transferase, giving the protein MMKRIFDTIISLLALILLIPLFLFLIIWIIIDSHGGFFYVQKRVGKSGKDFGLLKFRTMYTGSDSKGLLTVGMEDPRITKPGKILRKYKMDELPQLLNVIAGQMSIVGPRPEVRKYVELYNDDQKKVLEVRPGLTDYASLMYMNENEILGSSPDPEYAYIHEIMPAKLELNLKYIREKSFTTDLRIIIKTIRGIISSKPD; this is encoded by the coding sequence ATGATGAAAAGGATTTTCGATACCATAATATCCCTGCTTGCTCTTATTTTACTTATTCCGCTTTTTCTCTTCCTTATCATATGGATTATCATCGACTCCCATGGCGGTTTCTTTTATGTGCAAAAACGGGTTGGCAAATCAGGAAAGGATTTCGGACTCCTTAAGTTCAGGACCATGTATACTGGTTCCGACAGCAAAGGATTGCTTACCGTAGGAATGGAAGATCCACGCATCACAAAACCCGGGAAGATTCTCAGAAAATATAAGATGGATGAACTCCCCCAACTTTTAAACGTGATTGCCGGTCAGATGAGCATCGTTGGACCAAGACCGGAAGTCAGAAAATATGTTGAATTGTATAACGATGATCAGAAAAAAGTCCTTGAAGTCAGGCCCGGACTTACCGATTACGCCTCGTTGATGTATATGAATGAAAATGAAATCCTGGGAAGCAGTCCTGACCCCGAATATGCTTATATCCACGAAATCATGCCTGCCAAACTTGAACTCAACCTGAAATATATCCGGGAAAAAAGCTTCACAACCGACCTGAGAATTATTATAAAGACCATTCGGGGAATAATATCTTCAAAACCAGACTAA